In Cytophagales bacterium, a single genomic region encodes these proteins:
- a CDS encoding VTC domain-containing protein gives MRYERKYKIEDASYFEVLNAIKLHPASFITTYPDRYVNSIYLDTHNMDALRDNLAGISQRVKHRIRWYGEDIKVAKNPQLEKKIKINQLGKKEYKKLPDFKLLNGKSLQEYVKKNVNTIIPLHPVVLIQYLRSYFISMDKKYRLTLDRDLKYYVMDSYPAFLSNPAKENTTIVEIKYDAQFDKDWDYVSQNMAFRMGKSSKYVGGGMRYY, from the coding sequence TTGCGCTACGAAAGAAAATATAAAATAGAAGATGCCTCGTACTTTGAGGTTTTAAACGCTATCAAACTCCACCCCGCCTCCTTTATCACTACGTATCCGGACAGGTATGTGAACAGCATATATCTTGATACGCATAACATGGATGCTTTAAGAGATAATTTGGCCGGTATTTCCCAAAGAGTTAAACACAGGATCAGGTGGTATGGTGAAGATATAAAAGTTGCTAAAAATCCACAATTAGAAAAGAAAATCAAAATAAACCAATTGGGTAAAAAAGAATATAAAAAGCTGCCGGATTTTAAGCTGTTGAATGGGAAAAGTCTTCAGGAATATGTGAAGAAAAATGTGAATACCATAATTCCATTACACCCTGTGGTACTCATACAGTATCTGCGCTCTTATTTTATTTCTATGGATAAAAAATACAGATTAACGCTGGATAGAGACCTGAAATACTATGTTATGGACAGTTATCCGGCTTTTTTGAGTAATCCTGCTAAAGAAAATACAACTATTGTTGAGATAAAATATGACGCTCAATTTGATAAGGATTGGGATTATGTATCGCAGAATATGGCGTTTAGGATGGGGAAGAGTTCGAAGTATGTGGGGGGGGGGATGAGGTATTATTAA
- a CDS encoding DUF4956 domain-containing protein codes for MFRFEDFVNEFSADAINHEQFLFNLFITALLTYILSLFYTRYGNTISNRKQFANNFMLLALTTMLIIYIVKSSIALSLGLVGALSIVRFRSAIKEPEELAFLFLCIGVGLGMGANQAIITILAFIVILALLFIQAMIKRKKRASTPDNMFINISTSKTDVKPITDILTSLFTLVELKRMDQIDNRLELSFIIETDSLDKITEAKDKLRDLSSDLNFSFVEQRNLAV; via the coding sequence ATGTTTAGATTTGAAGACTTTGTAAATGAATTTTCTGCTGATGCCATTAATCACGAGCAGTTCTTATTCAATTTGTTCATTACAGCCTTATTGACCTACATTTTATCTCTTTTTTACACAAGGTATGGCAACACAATCTCCAATCGTAAACAGTTTGCAAATAACTTCATGCTGCTTGCATTAACGACAATGCTTATCATCTATATCGTTAAATCCTCCATTGCTTTGTCGCTTGGTTTAGTAGGTGCATTATCAATCGTGAGGTTTCGTTCCGCTATCAAGGAACCTGAAGAGCTGGCTTTCTTATTTTTATGCATCGGGGTTGGCTTAGGGATGGGGGCAAACCAGGCTATTATCACTATTCTGGCATTTATTGTTATTCTTGCTCTTCTTTTTATCCAGGCCATGATAAAGAGAAAGAAAAGAGCTTCCACACCTGATAATATGTTTATTAATATTTCTACAAGCAAAACAGACGTAAAACCTATAACAGATATCCTTACTTCTCTATTTACCCTGGTTGAACTAAAAAGAATGGATCAAATAGACAACAGGCTTGAACTTTCCTTTATCATTGAAACAGATTCACTTGATAAGATCACCGAGGCAAAAGATAAGCTCAGAGATCTATCGTCTGATTTGAACTTTTCGTTTGTTGAGCAGAGGAATTTGGCGGTGTGA
- a CDS encoding ATP-binding cassette domain-containing protein: MSEEILRALMQLFAIITKQDGGVTQKERSYVEDFLKQLVDRTSVLEYLILYDEFSEYDKTSPGRSEGIPEKNRATTPELHIVPSSSKGPTISKGDSSPPMAGLGIKLTTVKDSLKTLSICKKINKTLDQKQKVVVLVRLFELVKSDANITTQRMQIIDTVSSVFNIPKEEYKAIEIFILNDDISDISNQNILILDGLPANPNSPPASRNAGPMSTGHRPPQRGDFPTTLPKGKGVGKVSPLWGDGRGAVRGATKHIFLEYLDGTISFLKVESVDLYFVKYLGKDDILLNGLVIGAGRIYLFANGSTIKLPKAGPVFYSDIVSHYLKDEKSANISFSAKKIHYNFPNGNIGIRNVNLSEGAGKLIGIMGASGAGKTTLFNILTGIEKPSNGEISINSVNIHTEKDKIEGVIGYISQDDILFEELTVFQNLYYNAKLCFDNLPTKQIKDLVLNTLKSLGLSEIKDIKVGNVLNKLISGGQRKRLNIALELIREPSLMFVDEPTTGLSSRDAENIMDLLKELTLKNKLIFVVIHQPSSDIYKMFDKMLIMDIGGYPIYYGNPVEAIIYFKKITNQINSEKDQCTECGNVNPEQLFNIIEAKVVDEYGNFTEVRKIDPLQWNDYYRGNIKPQQVKPVKEALPSSLNLPSRIKQTFIFTIRDFLTKVSNIQYLLINFLEAPVLALLLAGIIWYIEDPKSGIYYFGQNENLPAYLFMSIIVALFMGLTVSAEEIIRDRKILKREAFLNLSKTSYLFSKITILFFLSAIQTLSYVVVGNLILNIQGMTIAYWAVLFSCSCFANVLGLNISASFNSAVTIYILIPILLIPQMILSGAIFNFDKLNHYIGSKAHVPIIADIMTSRWAFEALAVHQFKNNRYENQRLGKARLYDVEKKVSAADFKQGWYVPELKKRATECINLMKAPLNPSRVPGRTLPSPFPSSKEIITKNLQLLKRELSKINLKSRTIQFKYLDKLDINNFNLQIADSLSNYLVRLKAYYIGEFSRADFREDIFLNKLQDTPEKEQRFRQLKLSYFNEELEEMVKNRRTKHRIIEYDGELLQKFEPIYLEPDINRSKLDFRTHFYAPNKRFLGTLFDTLYFNITIIWIMSIILYITLYFDALKWVLDFLEKFKPGRLKT; this comes from the coding sequence ATGAGCGAGGAGATACTTCGTGCTTTAATGCAACTATTTGCCATCATTACAAAACAAGATGGCGGTGTTACCCAAAAAGAAAGGAGCTACGTTGAAGATTTCCTCAAACAGTTAGTAGACCGGACCTCTGTATTAGAATATCTGATACTATATGACGAATTTTCTGAGTATGACAAAACCAGTCCCGGGCGTAGTGAAGGAATACCCGAAAAGAACCGGGCAACTACTCCGGAACTGCATATAGTCCCTTCTTCTAGTAAAGGGCCTACCATTTCAAAAGGAGACTCCTCCCCGCCTATGGCGGGGCTCGGAATAAAGCTTACCACTGTAAAAGACTCGCTTAAAACCCTCTCTATCTGTAAAAAAATCAACAAAACTTTAGACCAGAAACAAAAGGTAGTTGTATTAGTCAGACTTTTTGAACTTGTTAAGTCAGACGCAAATATTACTACCCAAAGAATGCAGATCATTGATACGGTCTCTTCTGTATTTAATATACCCAAAGAAGAATACAAAGCAATAGAAATCTTTATTTTAAATGATGATATTAGCGACATTTCTAACCAAAACATCCTTATTTTAGATGGCCTGCCTGCCAACCCTAACAGCCCCCCTGCCTCCCGCAATGCTGGCCCGATGTCCACTGGACATCGTCCTCCCCAAAGGGGGGACTTTCCCACCACGCTTCCCAAAGGGAAAGGGGTTGGCAAAGTCTCCCCCCTTTGGGGGGACGGAAGGGGGGCTGTTAGGGGGGCTACAAAACATATCTTTTTAGAATATCTGGATGGTACAATATCATTTTTAAAGGTTGAAAGTGTAGATCTGTACTTTGTGAAGTATTTGGGCAAAGATGATATTCTTTTGAACGGCCTGGTTATAGGCGCCGGCCGGATATATTTATTTGCCAATGGAAGTACGATTAAGCTGCCCAAAGCAGGTCCTGTTTTTTACAGTGATATTGTTAGCCACTATCTAAAAGATGAAAAATCAGCGAACATATCGTTTAGTGCTAAAAAGATTCATTATAATTTTCCAAATGGTAATATCGGAATACGCAATGTAAATTTATCGGAAGGGGCAGGGAAACTCATTGGCATTATGGGAGCCAGTGGGGCAGGCAAAACAACACTGTTTAATATATTAACCGGAATAGAAAAGCCATCAAATGGTGAAATTTCTATAAATAGCGTTAACATTCATACTGAAAAAGATAAAATAGAAGGTGTAATAGGTTATATTTCACAAGACGATATCCTGTTTGAAGAACTCACTGTATTTCAAAACCTCTATTACAATGCAAAGCTTTGTTTTGATAATTTACCCACCAAACAAATTAAAGATTTAGTCTTAAATACACTGAAGAGCCTGGGATTATCAGAGATCAAAGATATTAAAGTTGGCAATGTGCTAAATAAATTGATCAGTGGCGGACAAAGGAAACGACTAAACATTGCCCTGGAACTGATCAGGGAGCCGTCACTGATGTTTGTTGATGAACCTACCACTGGATTATCTTCGCGTGATGCTGAGAATATAATGGATCTGCTTAAAGAATTAACATTAAAAAACAAGCTTATTTTTGTAGTGATCCACCAACCTTCCTCTGATATATACAAGATGTTTGATAAAATGCTGATCATGGATATTGGCGGTTATCCTATCTATTATGGCAACCCGGTAGAAGCTATCATATACTTCAAAAAAATAACCAATCAAATTAATAGTGAAAAGGACCAATGTACTGAATGCGGCAACGTTAATCCCGAACAACTCTTTAATATCATAGAAGCGAAGGTAGTAGATGAATATGGTAATTTTACAGAAGTAAGGAAGATTGATCCGCTCCAGTGGAATGACTATTACAGGGGAAATATTAAGCCTCAGCAAGTAAAACCAGTTAAGGAGGCTCTGCCCAGTTCCCTGAATTTACCATCCAGGATCAAACAAACGTTCATTTTTACGATCAGGGATTTTCTTACAAAAGTAAGCAACATACAGTATTTGTTAATAAATTTCCTGGAGGCGCCTGTCTTAGCATTATTACTGGCTGGAATTATATGGTATATAGAAGATCCTAAATCTGGAATATATTATTTCGGGCAAAATGAAAATCTCCCTGCCTACCTTTTTATGAGCATAATCGTTGCACTTTTTATGGGGCTTACAGTGAGCGCTGAAGAAATTATCAGAGACAGAAAGATATTAAAACGAGAAGCCTTTCTAAATTTAAGCAAAACAAGCTATCTGTTTTCAAAGATTACTATTCTGTTTTTTCTTTCTGCAATCCAAACATTAAGTTATGTTGTTGTCGGAAATTTAATACTTAATATACAAGGTATGACGATAGCCTATTGGGCTGTACTTTTTTCATGCTCTTGTTTTGCCAATGTGCTTGGTTTGAATATTTCAGCGTCTTTTAATTCGGCAGTAACCATATACATATTAATACCAATCCTGCTGATACCACAAATGATATTAAGCGGTGCTATTTTTAATTTTGATAAATTAAACCACTATATTGGCAGCAAAGCTCACGTACCCATAATAGCTGACATAATGACTTCCAGATGGGCATTTGAAGCGCTTGCTGTGCATCAGTTTAAGAATAACAGATACGAAAATCAGAGATTAGGTAAGGCAAGATTATATGATGTTGAGAAAAAAGTAAGTGCTGCGGATTTTAAACAAGGGTGGTATGTTCCTGAATTGAAAAAAAGAGCAACTGAATGTATCAATTTAATGAAAGCCCCCCTAAATCCCTCCCGAGTACCCGGGAGGACTTTGCCATCCCCTTTCCCTTCATCTAAAGAGATTATAACCAAAAATCTTCAATTATTAAAAAGGGAACTGTCAAAAATAAATTTAAAATCCCGTACAATTCAATTTAAATACCTTGACAAACTTGATATTAATAATTTTAACCTGCAAATTGCAGACAGCTTATCAAACTATCTTGTCAGGCTCAAAGCATATTATATTGGTGAATTCAGCAGGGCTGATTTCCGGGAAGATATTTTTTTAAATAAACTTCAGGATACACCTGAAAAAGAACAACGATTCAGGCAATTAAAGCTGTCTTATTTTAATGAAGAGCTCGAAGAAATGGTTAAAAACCGCAGGACAAAACACAGGATAATAGAATATGATGGCGAGCTATTGCAAAAGTTTGAGCCAATATATTTAGAACCTGATATAAATCGGAGTAAATTAGACTTTCGAACCCATTTTTATGCACCAAATAAACGATTTTTAGGCACACTCTTTGATACGCTGTATTTTAATATCACTATTATCTGGATAATGTCAATTATATTGTACATTACCCTATATTTTGACGCCTTAAAATGGGTATTGGACTTTTTGGAGAAATTCAAGCCAGGCAGGCTGAAAACATAG
- a CDS encoding DUF1987 domain-containing protein, with the protein MEDLKLDLTEDTPAIIFNADSGILELSGRSLPEDAAEFYQTALDWLDSYSKKPNTKTNIIFKLEYFNTSSSKLILDLLTKLEDLHDNGTQATVIWYSQSDDEDMQEAGEEFAELIEIPFTYKTY; encoded by the coding sequence ATGGAAGATTTAAAACTTGACCTTACAGAAGATACTCCTGCAATAATATTTAATGCCGATAGCGGTATTTTGGAATTATCAGGAAGGTCTCTGCCGGAAGATGCAGCAGAATTTTATCAAACTGCGCTGGACTGGCTTGATAGTTATAGTAAAAAACCTAATACTAAAACAAACATTATTTTTAAATTAGAATACTTTAATACATCCTCTTCCAAACTAATTTTAGACCTGCTTACCAAGCTTGAAGATCTTCATGATAATGGCACACAGGCCACGGTGATATGGTATTCCCAATCGGACGATGAAGATATGCAGGAAGCAGGTGAAGAGTTTGCAGAATTGATAGAAATTCCATTTACCTATAAAACGTACTAA
- a CDS encoding long-chain fatty acid transporter, with protein sequence MKKITLIFISFIIAYCLLPTVYCFSGGFQVNLQGQKQTGMGHTGTGLVLGASSSFFNPGAFSFVNRNHIAVGGSFIFPRTVYLEPYPGNYTTETVHAVGTPFTFYSSFRTKPEKKWNAGLAVYTPFGSGIKYEDDWKGQFILREMSLKTIYIQPTFGYQVNDRLGIGIGYVYGFGNLLLRKAIRTQDMNGNYGEGKLTGKASGHGFNAGIFYKATDRLTIGLSYRSSVKVKLKNGKANFTVPLFLKDSIPSTTFSTSIKLPQGFNFGIGYKLTEKTTLAFDINYVGWSSYDTLSFDFKENTSKLEDINSPRKYKDAFIFRLGGEHQLNENIIVRAGIYYDPTPVQDGYITPETPDSDKLGITAGASYKIADKFNIDISLLFLEGRKRTDTNLETGFGGTWKSRAVIPGIGLEYIF encoded by the coding sequence ATGAAAAAAATAACCCTTATATTTATCAGTTTTATTATTGCCTACTGTCTACTGCCTACTGTCTACTGTTTTTCAGGTGGTTTCCAGGTAAACCTTCAGGGACAAAAGCAAACCGGTATGGGACACACAGGTACGGGTTTGGTTTTAGGTGCAAGCAGTAGTTTTTTTAATCCAGGCGCTTTTTCGTTTGTTAACAGAAATCACATTGCAGTTGGCGGTAGCTTTATTTTCCCACGCACCGTATATCTTGAGCCGTATCCCGGTAATTACACTACTGAAACTGTACATGCTGTTGGTACTCCATTTACATTTTATAGCTCTTTTCGTACTAAACCCGAAAAAAAATGGAATGCAGGACTGGCTGTCTATACCCCCTTTGGCAGTGGAATAAAATATGAAGATGATTGGAAGGGACAATTCATACTGCGCGAAATGTCATTAAAAACAATATATATTCAACCCACCTTTGGTTACCAGGTCAATGATAGGCTGGGAATAGGCATCGGATACGTTTATGGATTTGGAAACCTCCTTCTGAGAAAAGCAATTCGAACTCAGGATATGAATGGTAACTATGGGGAAGGAAAATTAACCGGCAAAGCCTCAGGGCATGGTTTTAATGCCGGTATATTTTATAAAGCAACCGATAGATTAACGATAGGCCTGAGTTATCGCTCTTCCGTGAAAGTGAAATTAAAAAATGGAAAAGCAAACTTTACTGTACCATTATTTTTGAAGGACTCTATACCCAGCACTACTTTTTCGACCAGTATAAAACTTCCTCAGGGTTTTAATTTTGGTATAGGCTACAAATTAACTGAGAAAACCACACTTGCTTTTGATATTAATTATGTTGGCTGGAGTTCTTACGATACGTTATCGTTTGATTTCAAGGAAAATACCAGCAAACTTGAAGATATTAATTCCCCCCGAAAGTACAAGGATGCTTTCATTTTTCGCCTTGGAGGTGAACACCAGTTAAATGAAAATATTATAGTCAGAGCTGGAATTTATTATGACCCAACGCCTGTTCAGGACGGATATATCACTCCCGAGACGCCTGATTCAGACAAATTGGGGATTACCGCAGGAGCCAGCTATAAAATAGCTGATAAATTTAATATTGACATTTCGCTGCTATTCTTAGAAGGAAGAAAAAGAACCGATACCAACCTGGAAACAGGATTCGGAGGGACGTGGAAAAGCAGGGCTGTGATACCGGGGATTGGGTTGGAGTATATTTTTTAA
- a CDS encoding PKD domain-containing protein encodes MNRSILLLVITTLIYCDYLYAQLGCSGGRYLNEIFPTVTTTSNILYGNNTNLSGSPEDLFLDVYEPAGDTVSMRPLIILAHGGSFTSGDKADGCIVDMCKNFTKLGYVTASIDYRLGMACIPCCFCCPDSVDATESVMRAFHDAKAAVRFFRKDFVLSGNTYRIDTSLIFFGGQSAGAFMAIQLAYLDEVSEIPSYIDTTKAGLGGGVEGNSGNPGYSSKVKAIINISGAIGDTAWMKTGDTPMISFHGDQDGTVPYATDWIGVLFCNNIIIVDGSSTMNLKANAIGIDNCFKPYWGAGHVPECGNAAYMDSTVTYTKHFLLQFVCNSPSICSYILPACAASFAGFTVITSNLTANFTDNSSSTGITSWSWDFDDGSPVDNTQNPTHTYGADGIYVVCLIVTDSCGADTICQDVTLTNVGVTPGYPGLTLGSVKLFPTPAVNELNIVTTLPQQVIFNIYNVIGLQIKSVIINGTKKISTAELYTGMYIYQIADRNGVVLSRGKFNVVK; translated from the coding sequence ATGAACCGATCTATTTTACTCCTCGTAATTACAACGCTCATTTATTGTGACTATTTGTATGCCCAGCTTGGTTGCAGTGGCGGAAGATACCTGAATGAGATATTTCCAACTGTTACTACAACCAGCAATATTTTGTATGGCAATAATACTAATCTGTCAGGCAGTCCTGAAGACCTGTTTCTTGATGTTTACGAACCGGCAGGTGACACGGTGAGTATGCGTCCTCTGATTATTTTAGCTCATGGAGGCAGTTTCACTAGTGGAGATAAAGCTGATGGATGCATAGTCGATATGTGCAAGAATTTTACAAAATTGGGCTATGTAACAGCTTCAATAGATTACAGGTTAGGGATGGCATGTATTCCATGCTGCTTTTGCTGCCCGGATTCGGTTGATGCGACAGAATCGGTTATGAGAGCTTTCCATGACGCCAAAGCAGCCGTCAGGTTTTTTAGAAAAGACTTTGTATTAAGCGGCAATACCTATAGAATTGACACCAGCCTGATATTCTTTGGCGGGCAATCTGCAGGGGCATTTATGGCTATCCAGCTTGCTTATCTTGATGAGGTCAGCGAAATACCATCCTATATAGATACTACTAAAGCGGGGTTAGGTGGCGGTGTAGAAGGTAACAGTGGTAACCCCGGTTACTCTTCTAAAGTTAAAGCGATCATCAATATCAGCGGAGCAATAGGAGATACTGCCTGGATGAAAACCGGTGATACACCCATGATAAGCTTTCATGGCGACCAGGACGGTACAGTGCCTTATGCTACTGACTGGATAGGAGTATTGTTTTGTAACAACATTATTATAGTTGATGGGAGCTCTACCATGAATCTTAAAGCTAACGCAATAGGTATAGATAATTGCTTTAAACCCTACTGGGGTGCAGGCCACGTACCCGAATGCGGCAATGCAGCTTATATGGACTCCACTGTGACCTATACAAAACACTTTTTATTGCAGTTTGTTTGCAACAGTCCTTCTATATGTAGTTACATATTACCTGCTTGTGCTGCTTCTTTTGCTGGTTTTACTGTTATTACCTCTAACCTGACGGCAAATTTTACCGATAATTCTTCCTCTACTGGTATTACTAGCTGGTCGTGGGATTTTGACGATGGAAGCCCTGTGGATAATACTCAAAACCCAACGCATACTTATGGTGCTGACGGCATTTATGTCGTTTGTTTGATCGTTACCGATAGTTGTGGCGCTGATACTATCTGCCAGGATGTAACACTCACTAATGTAGGTGTTACCCCCGGGTACCCGGGGCTGACTCTTGGATCTGTAAAGCTTTTTCCAACTCCTGCAGTAAATGAATTAAATATTGTAACCACACTTCCCCAACAGGTTATATTCAATATTTATAATGTTATAGGGCTACAGATAAAAAGTGTAATAATTAACGGTACTAAAAAGATAAGCACTGCTGAACTGTACACAGGGATGTATATTTATCAAATTGCTGATAGAAATGGTGTTGTGTTAAGCAGGGGTAAATTTAATGTTGTAAAATAA
- a CDS encoding PKD domain-containing protein, which yields MNKKSLIASIAVLIGVIFFAGFANAQVCVPDPQFTQPGIYPDSATGVYQATVGECYEQVLTVVVPLDTTDPSGFCSCGVDIDSIGLNGPGIGGLPPGLSYTCSTPSCYWQGGSNGCVLISGTPTDTGDFYITAYIRAKVVCNIMLIFCTPFDTASYDTIDYYHIVVNPAPVAFDDTVTTDQDVSVVIDVQSNDIGGDPLVTTILTGPANGIADTLNGDSIGYTPNLGFIGADSIVYMICNNGSPTLCPPPVCDTAVVNITVQPVCSATIANFIFITSNLTADFTDSSAGADLNWAWDFGDGSPVNNTQNPTHTYTADSAYTVCLIVTDSCGADTICQNVTVSCPVPTAGFSFTTSNLTASFIDASSGAVSWAWDFGDGTGTSTAQDTTYTYSTDSTYNVCLTVTNSCGNIDTLCDSVTVASGFCSPPVANFTFTDNNLTVNFTDASTGADLSWTWDFGDGSIDSTTQNPTHIYTADNTYNVCLTVTDSCGSDSTCKNVTVTDTTTGISPGHAGLALGSVKVYPNPANDLLIVEINDLNNSSYDVELYDHMGRLVRNYQDQSSGKLKINRKNLNTGLYFLRVKTAQGIYSNKIVFE from the coding sequence ATGAACAAAAAATCACTCATCGCATCAATAGCGGTTCTTATTGGTGTGATATTTTTCGCTGGATTCGCAAATGCCCAGGTGTGTGTGCCTGATCCTCAATTTACACAACCTGGTATCTATCCGGATAGTGCAACAGGGGTATACCAGGCAACTGTTGGTGAGTGTTATGAGCAGGTATTAACTGTTGTAGTTCCACTTGACACTACCGATCCAAGTGGGTTCTGTAGCTGTGGAGTAGATATTGATAGCATTGGATTAAATGGGCCTGGTATAGGAGGCTTACCCCCTGGCCTGAGCTATACATGTAGTACGCCTAGTTGTTATTGGCAAGGAGGATCAAACGGATGTGTTTTGATTTCCGGCACTCCAACTGATACAGGTGATTTTTATATCACAGCTTATATTAGGGCGAAGGTCGTATGTAATATAATGTTAATTTTTTGTACTCCTTTTGATACAGCATCTTATGATACAATAGATTATTATCATATTGTTGTAAATCCTGCTCCTGTAGCGTTTGATGATACAGTTACTACCGATCAAGACGTTTCTGTTGTAATAGATGTACAAAGTAATGATATAGGAGGAGACCCATTAGTAACTACTATTTTAACTGGACCAGCCAACGGTATCGCAGATACATTGAATGGTGACAGCATAGGTTACACACCCAATCTCGGTTTTATCGGGGCAGATAGTATAGTTTATATGATCTGCAATAATGGAAGCCCAACATTGTGCCCTCCACCTGTATGTGATACAGCAGTAGTGAATATTACTGTACAGCCTGTTTGCTCTGCTACTATTGCAAATTTTATATTCATCACCTCCAACCTCACTGCTGATTTTACCGATTCTTCAGCAGGCGCTGATCTGAACTGGGCTTGGGATTTCGGGGATGGCAGCCCTGTGAATAATACTCAAAACCCAACACATACTTATACCGCAGACAGCGCTTATACTGTTTGTTTGATCGTTACCGATAGTTGTGGCGCTGATACTATCTGCCAGAACGTAACAGTCAGTTGCCCTGTTCCCACTGCTGGTTTTTCATTCACCACTTCTAACCTGACTGCTTCTTTTATAGATGCGTCATCAGGGGCTGTGAGCTGGGCTTGGGATTTTGGGGATGGAACAGGCACATCCACTGCTCAAGACACAACATATACCTATTCAACGGATAGTACTTATAATGTTTGTTTAACAGTTACCAATAGCTGTGGTAATATTGATACATTATGCGATAGTGTAACGGTAGCAAGTGGTTTCTGTTCTCCACCTGTGGCTAATTTTACATTCACCGATAACAACCTAACGGTTAATTTTACAGACGCATCAACAGGCGCTGATTTGAGCTGGACATGGGACTTTGGGGATGGTAGTATAGATAGTACTACTCAAAACCCAACACATATATACACTGCCGACAACACTTATAATGTTTGCTTAACCGTTACAGATAGCTGTGGAAGTGACTCTACTTGTAAGAACGTTACGGTGACGGATACAACCACAGGTATTTCCCCCGGGCACGCAGGGCTGGCTTTGGGATCTGTCAAGGTATATCCAAACCCTGCAAATGATCTGTTAATTGTTGAAATAAATGATCTGAATAATAGTAGTTACGATGTTGAATTATACGATCATATGGGAAGGTTGGTAAGAAATTATCAGGATCAATCATCTGGTAAGCTGAAGATCAACAGGAAGAATCTCAATACCGGGTTGTATTTTTTGAGAGTAAAAACTGCCCAAGGAATTTATTCCAATAAGATTGTATTTGAATAA